Proteins encoded together in one Mycolicibacter minnesotensis window:
- a CDS encoding cytochrome P450: protein MTSTQSACPFGSGFDFTDPDVLLHGMPITEFAELRKTAPVWWNEQPSHSNIFDDGGYWVISKHQHIKEISRDNDVWSTNAKGAVMRLPDSITADQLDLTKALLINHDPPEHTRLRKLVSRLFTPRSVSALEEKLAHSARDIVAAAAEKDNGNVVDDIAMRLPLLAIADLLGVPEDDREKLFHWTNSIMNTDDPDFDSDPAMANAELMGYAYTMAEERRRCPADDIVTRLVQADIDGESLGETEFAFFVILLAVAGNETTRNAITHGINAFAEHPDQWELYKRQRPQTAVDEIVRWATPVHCFQRTAKVDTEIGGVAIAQGQRVGLFYSSANYDEDVFDRPFNFDILRDPNPHLAFGGQGTHYCIGANLARMEIRLIFDEIANQLPDIAKLAEPQRLRSGWINGVKDLQVAYHR from the coding sequence ATGACATCAACGCAATCAGCTTGTCCGTTCGGTTCGGGATTCGACTTCACCGATCCGGATGTGCTGCTCCATGGAATGCCGATCACCGAGTTCGCCGAACTGCGCAAGACGGCACCGGTCTGGTGGAACGAGCAGCCCTCGCACAGCAACATCTTCGATGACGGCGGCTACTGGGTCATCAGCAAACATCAGCACATCAAAGAGATCTCCCGCGACAACGACGTGTGGTCGACCAATGCCAAGGGCGCTGTGATGCGGCTGCCCGACAGCATCACCGCCGACCAGTTGGACCTGACCAAGGCGTTGCTGATCAACCACGATCCGCCCGAGCACACCCGACTGCGCAAGCTGGTGTCGCGATTGTTCACCCCCCGGTCCGTCAGTGCGCTGGAGGAGAAGCTGGCCCATTCGGCCCGTGACATCGTCGCTGCCGCCGCCGAGAAGGACAACGGCAACGTCGTCGACGACATCGCGATGCGGCTGCCGCTGCTGGCGATCGCCGATCTGCTCGGGGTACCCGAGGACGACCGGGAAAAGCTATTCCACTGGACCAACTCGATCATGAACACCGACGATCCAGACTTCGACTCGGATCCGGCCATGGCCAACGCCGAACTGATGGGTTACGCCTACACAATGGCCGAGGAGCGGCGGCGCTGCCCGGCCGACGACATCGTCACGCGCTTGGTCCAGGCCGACATCGACGGCGAATCGCTCGGCGAGACCGAGTTCGCGTTCTTCGTGATCCTGCTGGCCGTGGCGGGCAACGAGACCACCCGCAACGCCATCACGCACGGCATCAACGCGTTTGCCGAGCACCCCGACCAGTGGGAGCTCTACAAGCGGCAGCGACCCCAGACCGCCGTCGACGAGATCGTGCGCTGGGCCACCCCGGTGCACTGCTTCCAGCGCACCGCCAAGGTCGACACCGAGATCGGCGGGGTGGCCATCGCCCAAGGCCAGCGGGTCGGCCTGTTCTACAGTTCGGCCAACTACGACGAGGACGTCTTCGACCGGCCTTTCAACTTCGACATTCTGCGCGATCCCAACCCGCACCTGGCCTTCGGCGGCCAGGGCACCCATTACTGCATCGGCGCCAACCTGGCCCGCATGGAGATCCGGCTGATCTTCGACGAAATCGCCAATCAGTTGCCGGATATCGCCAAGCTTGCCGAGCCGCAGCGACTGCGTTCCGGCTGGATCAACGGGGTCAAGGATCTGCAGGTCGCCTACCACCGTTAG
- a CDS encoding NDMA-dependent alcohol dehydrogenase: protein MKTKGALLWEFNKPWSVEEIEIGEPRKDEVKIQMEAAGMCHSDHHLMTGSIPMAGFPVLGGHEGAGIVTEVGPGVEDIAPGDHVVLSFIPSCGTCPTCQSGLRNLCDLGAGLLNGVAVTDGTFRVTARGEGVYPMTLLGTFSPWMVVHKSSVVKIDPSIPFEVACLVGCGVTTGYGSAVRSADIRPGEDVAIVGVGGVGMSALQGAVNAGARNIFVIDPVDWKRDQALKFGATHVYPDIFAAMGGMMEVTHGLMARKVIVTVGEVHGADVDNYMILTAKGGTCVLTAMGSMLDNQVTLNLAMLTLLQKNLQGTIFGGGNPQYDIPQLLSMYKVGKLNLDDMVTRQYQLEQINEGYQDMLEGKNIRGIIRYTDADR from the coding sequence GTGAAGACAAAGGGTGCGTTGCTCTGGGAGTTCAACAAGCCGTGGTCGGTCGAGGAGATCGAGATCGGTGAGCCCCGGAAAGACGAGGTCAAGATCCAGATGGAGGCGGCTGGCATGTGCCACTCCGACCACCATCTGATGACCGGCAGCATCCCCATGGCCGGCTTCCCGGTCCTCGGCGGACACGAGGGCGCCGGCATCGTCACCGAGGTTGGGCCGGGTGTCGAAGACATCGCCCCCGGTGACCACGTGGTGCTGTCCTTCATTCCGTCGTGTGGCACCTGTCCGACCTGTCAGTCGGGCCTGCGCAACCTGTGCGACCTGGGCGCGGGGCTGCTCAACGGCGTCGCCGTCACCGACGGCACCTTCCGGGTCACCGCGCGCGGCGAGGGCGTCTACCCGATGACGCTGCTCGGCACCTTCTCGCCGTGGATGGTGGTGCACAAGTCCTCGGTGGTGAAGATCGACCCGTCGATTCCGTTCGAGGTGGCATGCCTGGTCGGCTGCGGCGTCACCACCGGTTACGGCTCGGCCGTCCGCAGCGCCGACATCCGCCCGGGCGAGGACGTAGCGATCGTCGGTGTCGGCGGAGTCGGCATGTCAGCCCTGCAGGGCGCGGTCAACGCCGGTGCCCGCAACATCTTCGTCATCGACCCGGTGGACTGGAAGCGCGACCAGGCGCTGAAGTTCGGCGCCACACATGTCTACCCGGACATCTTCGCCGCGATGGGCGGCATGATGGAGGTCACCCACGGCCTGATGGCCCGCAAGGTGATCGTCACCGTCGGCGAGGTGCACGGCGCCGACGTCGACAACTACATGATCCTGACCGCCAAGGGCGGCACCTGCGTGCTCACCGCGATGGGTTCCATGCTGGACAACCAGGTGACACTCAACCTGGCGATGCTCACCCTGCTGCAGAAGAACCTGCAGGGCACCATCTTCGGCGGGGGCAACCCGCAGTACGACATCCCCCAGCTGCTGTCGATGTACAAGGTCGGCAAGCTCAACCTCGACGACATGGTGACCCGCCAGTACCAGCTGGAGCAGATCAACGAGGGCTACCAGGACATGCTGGAGGGCAAGAACATTCGCGGCATCATCCGCTACACCGACGCGGATCGGTAG